The Styela clava chromosome 10, kaStyClav1.hap1.2, whole genome shotgun sequence genome window below encodes:
- the LOC120337519 gene encoding endoplasmic reticulum metallopeptidase 1-like, with the protein MEVRQRTDKKGPFRQGKKSKDDHHHEHHHGHPKTHELSMDGHISCFSWMLLMAVFYFSLVSLNILVNNHLPMPRTIKGSTPDEFTEERARSHLENFVKMGSRPAGSYENDIGAMNYIMKSIINVKNSYNTKKKIQVNVQRPEGCFYLPFLDDFTQCYNNITNTVARISSPESDENALLLNCHTDSVINGPGASDDAVACSVMLEILRAIVADETPLAHPLIFLFNGAEENILQASHGFVTQHKWVKQIKAFINLEAAGAGGKEFLFQTGPENPWLVWAWAKHAPHPHGSSVGQDLFQAGIIPSDTDFRIFRDHGHIPGVDLAYIRNGYVYHTYHDVPAMIQPGCIQRAGENIHGVVRHFVQSTESLLKDPATYRHGKVAYFDVLGLTLVVIPLRLLSFINYFAIVSVLAYIGRRMFHSQVTGYSSFQYSSKLIKAVAVNILGYASCFLFLAILAAFLTKNNLSLMWYSQAPIAFALYIPAGLLGLVSVHHIAKKTIFKGDDARKLESLFFDAELIMWTSVVFQLRNIGSSYLFVMQILFAVMLRGFLGSSVFSNQSRSPGINRVILYLGVLIVPATILINKLLLVGSLFMALAGRSGTEVPPEVFIAIIIGLSIIGVFSFQVCTIYLVNSLKGFYIFMTACLLTSVVLCFSGYTFPFDNDPISPANKRFYMQHIQREFYDIHGDMVRNDSGMFVCHLDYTGLTYNIGPQSIMDAEIQPCKGTYCEFPHLMPVMKLVKRNQYIPAPPPPTSVTTEVYPFDIHWNRLHGPASDGTYIVEHTFRVKGPPNMALHIAPVYPGSLRNWSFHQDLNEAKSKHSHNESFFVLYGGGIEHPVWNFTLMFATPERIDGPLVEIAFTAHYKPSGAVSKVNKQTPELEELTSQLKDWVAPMTWVSLYKNYMIW; encoded by the exons ATGGAAGTCCGGCAAAGAACTGATAAAAAAGGCCCTTTTCGACAAG GAAAAAAATCAAAGGATGACCACCACCATGAGCATCACCATGGCCATCCTAAAACTCATGAATTATCAATGGATGGACACATATCTTGTTTTTCATGGATGCTTCTTATGGCAGTGTTTTATTTCTCTCTTGTTTCTTTGAACATACTTGTGAACAATCATCTACCAATGCCTAGGACGATCAAAGGATCTACACCTGACGAGTTTACGGAAGAACGTGCAAG atcacatttagaaaattttgtgaaaatgggTTCCAGACCAGCAGGGAGTTATGAAAATGACATTGGTGCCATGAATTACATCATGAAATCTATCATCAATGTTAAGAATTCATAtaatacaaagaaaaaaattcaagtgAATGTTCAGAGACCAGAG GGATGTTTTTATCTACCGTTCTTGGATGACTTCACCCAATGCTACAATAATATCACAAATACAGTAGCAAGGATTTCATCTCCTGAATCTGATGAAAATGCTCTTTTACTAAATTGCCACACTGATTCTGTCATCAATGGGCCAG GTGCTAGTGATGATGCAGTTGCTTGTTCTGTTATGTTGGAGATTTTACGAGCCATTGTAGCAGATGAAACTCCTCTTGCGCATCCTTTGATTTTTCTATTCAATGGAGCAGAAGAAAATATTCTTCAAGCAAGTCATGGATTTGTTACCCAACATAAGTGGGTTAAACAG ATAAAAGCATTTATAAATCTTGAGGCTGCTGGTGCCGGAGGGaaggaatttttattccaaactGGACCTGAGAATCCATGGTTAGTCTGGGCTTGGGCCAAACATGCTCCTCATCCTCACGGATCTTCAGTTGGTCAAGATTTGTTTCAAGCTGGAATAATTCCATCTGATACTGACTTTAG GATTTTCAGAGATCATGGTCATATTCCCGGAGTTGACTTAGCTTATATCAGAAATGGCTACGTCTATCATACTTATCATGATGTACCGGCCATGATTCAACCTGGGTGTATTCAACGAGCTGGTGAAAACATACATGGAGTTGTTCGGCATTTTGTACAATCTACAGAATCTCTTCTAAAGGATCCTGCAACTTATCGTCATGGAAAAGTTGCGTACTTTGATGTGCTCGGACTGACACTTGTAGTTATACCTCTACGTCTCCTGTCATTCATCAACTATTTTGCAATAGTTTCCGTACTTGCCTATATCGGAAGAAGAATGTTTCATTCACAAGTTACTG GATATTCATCATTTCAATATAGCAGTAAGTTAATCAAGGCTGTTGCTGTCAACATtcttggttacgcatcatgttTTCTATTCCTGGCTATTCTGGCAGcatttttgacaaaaaacaATCTATCTCTGATGTGGTATTCCCAGGCACCCATTGCATTTGCTCTTTACATTCCAGCTGGATTATTGGGCCTCGTGTCTGTCCATCACATTGctaaaaaaactattttcaaG GGTGATGATGCTAGAAAGTTAGAAAGTCTTTTCTTTGATGCGGAATTAATCATGTGGACATCTGTCGTTTTTCAATTGAGGAATATTGGTTCCTCATATTTGTTTGTGATGCAGATACTATTCGCTGTTATGCTTCGTGGATTTCTCGGCAGTAGTGTTTTCAGCAACCAATCAA GATCACCAGGTATAAATCGTGTAATATTGTATCTTGGTGTTCTGATTGTTCCTGCTACAATTCTGATCAATAAATTATTACTTGTCGGATCTCTGTTCATGGCATTAGCTGGAAGATCAGGAACAGAGGTTCCTCCTGaagttttcattgctattattaTCGGTTTATCGATTATTGGTGTCTTCTCTTTTCAAGTTTGCACCATCTATCTTGTCAATTCTTTGAAAGG GTTTTACATATTCATGACGGCTTGTCTATTGACATCAGTTGTCTTGTGTTTCTCAGGATATACTTTTCCATTTGATAATGATCCTATTAGTCCAGCAAACAAAAGATTTTATATGCAG CATATTCAACGTGAATTTTATGATATTCATGGTGATATGGTCAGGAATGATTCGGGAATGTTTGTTTGCCACCTGGATTATACAGGTTTAACATATAATATTGGACCTCAGAGTATCATGGATGCTGAAATTCAGCCATGTAAAG GAACATACTGCGAATTTCCTCATCTCATGCCAGTCATGAAATTAGTGAAGCGAAATCAGTACATACCTGCTCCACCCCCTCCTACATCTGTGACAACTGAAGTGTATCCTTTTGATATTCATTGGAATAGATTGCATGGTCCTGCATCTGATGGAA CCTACATAGTAGAGCACACGTTTCGAGTGAAAGGCCCACCCAACATGGCACTTCACATTGCACCAGTATATCCTGGATCTTTGAGGAATTGGTCGTTTCATCAAGATTTGAACGAAGCAAAGAGCAAACATTCTCACAATG AATCGTTCTTCGTACTATATGGTGGTGGAATTGAGCATCCAGTATGGAATTTTACCCTTATGTTTGCTACACCAGAGCGAATTGATGGACCTTTAGTTGAAATTGCTTTTACTGCTCATTATAAGCCTTCTGGAGCAGTCTCGAAGGTCAATAAGCAAACACCGGAACTCGAAGAGTTAACATCTCAACTCAAAGATTGGGTTGCTCCAATGACATGGGTTTCTCTCTACAAAAATTATATGATTTGGTGA
- the LOC120338238 gene encoding venom protein 302-like codes for MKFVVPVSLCLVVVTINALNCPCHNNRGNCPEPKCKRGVGVVMDPCGCCKVCSQQKWQKCGGPWNALGKCDPTKKLDCVAKPLCGPPMRTPFPGKPPGICIPPRHLRILKKYCGPQRDLLCSTNPFAHNEE; via the exons ATGAAATTTGTTGTTCCAGTCTCACTCTGCTTAGTTGTAGTTACTATTAATGCGTTGAACTGTCCTTGTCATAACAATCGAGGAAATTGCCCAGAACCGAAGTGCAAACGCGGAGTCGGTGTGGTTATGGATCCATGCGG ATGTTGCAAAGTTTGTTCTCaacaaaaatggcaaaaatgtGGCGGACCGTGGAATGCTCTTGGAAAGTGCGACCCCACGAAAAAACTTGATTGTGTAGCGAAACCATTATGTGGACCACCAATGAGAACACCTTTCCCGGGAAAACCACCAGGGATTTGCATTCCTCCCAGACATCTT agaatattgaaaaaatactgCGGACCACAGCGGGATCTTCTTTGCAGCACCAATCCGTTTGCCCACAATGAAGAATGA